Genomic segment of Bacteroidota bacterium:
TTCATCAAATACAAAATTATATTCACCGGCATGAAATTTACCCCGGCTAATGACCATATCTATTTCATCAGCACCGTTTGCGACAGCATATTTTGTATCACGGATCTTTACATCGCTTGGCGCCTGACCACTGGGAAATGCTGTAGCAACTGAAGCAACATTTACACCTGAATCACCCAGTGCTTTTTTGGCCACTTTTACCATACTTGGGTAAACGCAAATAGCTGCTACTGTTGGCAGGTCCGGGTAGGAATCGTGTAAATGCATTGCTTTGTAGCAAAGCTGTTTTACTTTTCCATCGGTATCTTTTCCTTCCAGGGTAGTGAGATCGATCATATTCAGCACCAGCTTCAATCCATTTAGTTTTGTTTCTTTCTTGATGCTTCGTTTTGTAAACCTGGAAGCCCTTTCTTCTACACCAACCTGGTCGATGCGGGGTGAGAGAGTAAACTCGGGCAATCGTAATGAGGTCTTGGCAATAGCCATAATCAATTTTTATAGAAAATCAAAGGTAACCAAACTTTGTTGTAAAGGATAGCGACGGATTTTGCGTCTAAAAAATCCGTTTATCATTTTAAAATCAGGGATTAGCCGGATTGCCTTAAATTCGAAGTCCTTTTTAAAAACAACATGCAATGAGAAAACTAAAATTAGCTTTTGGGCTGAGTTGTGGTTTGGTGCTAAGTACAGTGCTTACGGCGCAACCAACTTTTCCCGAGAATGGTGTGGCTGACCCCCGCCATGGTCATTATGCATTTACAAATGCAACAATTGTAAAAGACGGAACCACTACATTATCCAATGCCACATTGATAATTAAAGATGGTAAAATTATTTCTGTCGCTTCAGGCGGATCGGTACCCGCTGGCGCAGTAGAGGTGGATTGTAAAGGGAAATACATTTACCCATCATTCATCGACATTTATTCAGATTACGGAACACCACAACGTCAACAGGGTGCTGGCGGTGGAGGATTTAATTTTAACCAGGCACCACAGATTGAAACTGCGGCAAAAGGACCTTATGGATGGAACCAGGCCATCAAATCTGATGTGGATGTTTATAAAGTGTTTGGTGTAAGTGATGCAACTGCAAAACCATTGCGTGAAGCTGGTTTTGGTACAGTACTTACCCATGTAAAAGATGGTGTGGCAAGGGGCACAGGTGCGGTGGTAACACTCGCCACTGAAAAAGAGAACCTTGTTATAGTAAAAGAAAAAGCATCTGCTCATTATTCATTTAGCAAAGGCACGTCTACACAGGCTTATCCCAGTTCTAAGATGGGATATATAGCCCTTATGCGTCAAACCTATCTCGATGCAGCATGGTATAAAACAAAACCTTATATGGAAGGTTTTAATCTTACCCTGCAATCATGGAATGATAACCAGAATTTACCACAGATATTTGAAGCCAATGATAAATGGGATGATCTGCGTGCTGACAGGATCGGTGATGAATTCGGCGTGCAATACATTATTAA
This window contains:
- the deoC gene encoding deoxyribose-phosphate aldolase, producing MAIAKTSLRLPEFTLSPRIDQVGVEERASRFTKRSIKKETKLNGLKLVLNMIDLTTLEGKDTDGKVKQLCYKAMHLHDSYPDLPTVAAICVYPSMVKVAKKALGDSGVNVASVATAFPSGQAPSDVKIRDTKYAVANGADEIDMVISRGKFHAGEYNFVFDEIAAIKEACGDARLKVILETGELGTFDKVRRASDIAMYAGADFIKTSTGKISPAATMPVTLVMLEAIRDFYYETGKLIGMKPAGGISKSKLALHYLVMVKETLGEDWLTNEWFRFGASSLANDVLMQILKEKTGVYQAANYFSVD